The Lutibacter profundi genome includes a region encoding these proteins:
- a CDS encoding NUDIX hydrolase — protein MDFNFFKTTISKLENLPVGGLEAQFNLAPKLRLNYSQNKIKSLNPKKAAVVALFYPNKNNETCFLLTLRAKYNGTHSSQISFPGGKYDKKDNNLENTALRETFEEVGIHPNKVTIFKQMTDVFIPPSNFLVTPFLGYLERTPIFTKNHEVEKLITVTIKDLLKNTSISTINLSTSYATNIEVPCFVLNSYIVWGATAMMLNEIKQLIKNI, from the coding sequence ATGGATTTTAACTTTTTTAAAACAACTATTTCAAAATTAGAAAATTTACCTGTTGGCGGATTGGAAGCTCAATTTAATTTAGCTCCAAAATTAAGATTGAACTATTCACAAAATAAAATTAAATCACTAAACCCTAAAAAAGCAGCAGTAGTTGCTCTTTTTTATCCAAATAAAAATAATGAAACCTGTTTTTTATTAACACTACGTGCTAAATATAATGGAACTCATTCATCTCAAATTAGTTTTCCGGGAGGAAAATATGACAAAAAAGATAATAACTTAGAAAATACTGCACTACGTGAAACATTTGAAGAAGTTGGAATTCACCCTAATAAGGTTACCATTTTTAAACAAATGACCGATGTTTTTATACCGCCAAGTAATTTTTTAGTAACACCCTTTTTGGGGTATTTAGAGAGGACACCTATATTTACCAAAAATCATGAAGTTGAAAAACTCATTACTGTTACAATTAAAGATTTACTAAAAAACACTTCTATTTCAACAATAAATTTATCTACATCTTATGCTACAAATATAGAAGTACCCTGCTTTGTATTAAACAGTTACATTGTTTGGGGTGCCACAGCTATGATGCTTAATGAAATCAAACAATTAATAAAGAATATTTAA
- a CDS encoding RDD family protein, producing MDNFHIETAQNVTIQQNVASLYNRIGAFLLDLLIIVAYYMLIVLILIALDYKPTESIYTFYALLSLPVFFYSLLFETLMNGQTPGKYVSKIRVVKIDGSKPTFGSYLIRWVLRIIDISLASGSVAILTILLNGKGQRLGDLAAGTTVISEVKRVTINDTLLVDIPEEYTPTFPQVTLLNDKDIQTIKQLYLTAKRRGNYKTILKLHTKIIEITGITTEMKPTNFIDVVLKDYNYFTQQM from the coding sequence ATGGATAATTTTCATATAGAAACTGCACAAAATGTAACAATTCAACAAAATGTAGCTTCATTATACAATCGTATTGGAGCTTTTTTGTTAGACCTGCTTATTATTGTAGCGTATTATATGCTTATTGTATTAATTCTTATAGCATTAGATTACAAGCCAACTGAGTCAATTTATACTTTTTATGCATTATTAAGCTTACCTGTTTTCTTTTACAGTTTACTTTTTGAAACTTTAATGAATGGACAAACACCCGGAAAATATGTGAGTAAAATTAGAGTTGTAAAAATTGATGGTTCTAAACCAACTTTTGGAAGTTACCTAATTAGGTGGGTTTTACGTATTATTGATATTAGTTTGGCTTCTGGGTCTGTTGCAATACTAACTATTTTATTAAATGGCAAAGGGCAGCGTTTAGGTGATTTAGCTGCAGGTACCACCGTTATTTCTGAAGTAAAAAGAGTTACCATTAATGATACGTTATTGGTTGACATCCCTGAAGAATACACACCTACTTTCCCCCAGGTAACACTGTTAAATGATAAAGATATACAAACCATAAAACAGTTATATTTAACAGCAAAAAGAAGAGGCAATTATAAAACAATACTAAAACTTCACACTAAAATAATAGAAATTACCGGAATAACAACTGAAATGAAACCTACTAACTTTATTGATGTTGTGCTAAAAGATTATAATTATTTTACACAACAGATGTGA
- a CDS encoding stage II sporulation protein M, with product MREASFIKRNKNKWLLFENVLNKTAQVSPDKLSDLYIEVTDDLSYAKTFYPQSNTERYLNSIASKAHQKIYKTKKESKNRLVTFFKTEFPLEFVKYHKQLLIAFLTFLFFTIIGAYSASANGDFVRLILGDNYVNTTLDNIAKGDPMAVYKKMEESNMFIVITLNNIKVAMTAFVYGMLFSVGTLFIMMRNGIMLGSFLYFFYEKGLLWESSRTIWIHGTIEISVIIIAGCAGLVLGNGLLFPKTYTRLASFKQSFKAGLKIMVSTIPFFIVAGFLEGFVTRHTEMPDWLALFIIITSFFAIIYYYVIYPIKLNKHKKYGKE from the coding sequence ATGCGTGAAGCATCGTTTATAAAAAGGAATAAAAATAAATGGTTGTTATTTGAAAATGTTCTTAATAAAACAGCACAAGTTTCTCCTGATAAGCTTTCAGATTTATATATTGAAGTTACTGATGATTTGAGCTATGCCAAAACATTTTATCCACAAAGTAATACCGAGAGGTACTTAAATTCTATCGCATCAAAAGCGCATCAAAAAATTTATAAAACTAAAAAAGAAAGTAAAAATAGGTTAGTAACATTTTTTAAAACCGAATTCCCTCTTGAATTTGTAAAATATCATAAACAATTACTTATAGCATTTTTAACTTTTTTATTTTTTACAATTATAGGAGCCTATTCGGCATCAGCTAATGGTGATTTTGTTCGTTTAATTTTAGGAGATAATTATGTAAATACTACGCTTGATAATATAGCGAAAGGAGATCCAATGGCTGTGTATAAAAAAATGGAAGAAAGTAATATGTTTATTGTAATAACTTTAAATAATATTAAAGTGGCTATGACAGCTTTTGTTTATGGAATGCTTTTTTCTGTAGGTACGCTGTTTATAATGATGCGTAATGGAATAATGTTAGGCTCATTTTTATATTTCTTCTATGAAAAAGGATTGCTATGGGAATCTTCACGTACCATTTGGATTCATGGTACCATAGAAATTTCAGTTATTATTATTGCTGGTTGTGCAGGGTTGGTTTTAGGGAATGGTTTACTTTTTCCAAAAACCTATACAAGATTAGCTTCTTTTAAACAAAGTTTTAAAGCTGGTTTAAAAATTATGGTGAGTACAATACCATTTTTTATTGTTGCCGGATTTTTAGAAGGGTTTGTAACTAGACATACAGAAATGCCAGACTGGCTGGCGTTATTTATAATTATCACTTCATTTTTTGCAATTATTTATTATTACGTAATATATCCTATAAAATTAAACAAACACAAAAAATATGGAAAAGAATAA